CTAGAAAACAGGATTCTTGCCAGAATTTGGCAGAAAGTGTGTTTTATGATTTGTCTATTGATGAAACTGGTGACCACAATGACAATGATCTTTGAATTTCGGAATCACCAAATCTAAATTTGCCTAACTATGTTGATGTAATGGTGGTATACCTGATTGACGGCTGGAGGAACAGAAGCAAAATTTAGCAGATGTTCTATCTTCTTGCTGGAGAAATTGCTCACACCAATGCACCTGCACAACCCCATGTCCAGGCACTTCTCCATCGCAGCCCAGGTGGACTCCATCTCCAATACTTCAAAGTCCTCTTCCTTTGGGACTGCATAACAAGCCCATGGCTTTAACTTCACTGGCCAGTGCACCAGATACATGTCCACATATTCCATGCCCATGTTCCtacattccaaaacaaaaaaccaaagcaAAAAGCTCAGAAAgctaaatttttttgtattttctcataatatctatatatatatgccatgccCTGGACTACTATATCTTGATTCTTGGGAGATCTTATTTTAATCCGGAAAACACGTTAAACAAGCTCAGAATGACACACCCACTTGCATTTTTTAAATGGGAATTTGGGTATTATTAGCACTCTTCTTCTGTGTTGCTTAAAAATGAAGGAAAGGTAAAATGTACGAGGTTTCTTTGAGCTGAATTCGAGGGTTTTTCTATAGTGCTTTAACAAAGTTTGATTTTGAAGCTATGCAAAAGAATAAACATAAGGGAGAAGAATATAACAAGAACATATATCATTTACtagttgtgtgtgtgtgtgtggatgtTAATGCATGCGATTAGTGCTTACTGTAGAGTTTGCTTGAGTGCAGAAACGGGATCATGGTGATCACTCCCCCAGAGTTTAGACGTAACAAAAATGTCTTCTCGCTCTACTCTCCCATGGAGGATTGCCTCTATCAAAGCATTGCCCACAGCTGGCTCCGAACCATATATTTTTGCAGTATCAAAATGCCTGTAACCCATCTGCACATCATACACAAACAACCACATTAATTATCACTTTCATGCAAAAATCTTTGGCAGACGAAGGAACATATAATCCAAAAGATCCAAATTCATGACAAGGACACGGATCCCACAGACCATATTTTATTCGTGTAAAGAGTTAATATGTTCTGCAAGGCCCTTACAAAATCACTAAAATTAGAAACAACAATCACAGAGGatcttttattcatttatttatttcaaggaAAGGACGAGTGTACGTTTTGTACCTTGAGGGCCTTATGGATGGCTAGCTCTGTTGTCTCCCTATCATTTTCTGAGGAATAAGTGCCTAAACCCATGACAGGCATCGTTATGCCACAGTTCAAATGCACCCGATTGctcctcatctctctctctctctgtgacagTGTATGAGTATCTTTTTGTGCACGACACAAATTAGCTCTCCATCTCCACCTATatatgtacacacacacacacgagaAGTCAAGATCATTAAGGATCGATTTGCTTATGATCCTTCATCCACAAAATACTTACAGGCTTACAGCACTAGGTAGcaatattatatttcttttgtgGAAGTCAATGAAAGATGTGGAAAGGACGTtaaattaaactaattgaagTACACAAATCAAAGCATGGGATCTTCCTTGTCTCCAGGGATTTTCTCTAAGGGGCCTTTCAGTTTCATATATACTTTTAGACACCCTTAAATTGCACcttttatacacacacacacacacacacacacacatatatatatatataataatgctatatacagtttaATCTCccacttattttgaaaaaaaatgaaattcattattaaaaatattattatttttaatgtgaGTCCTAAatttacttcttctttttttcaaaataagtgtGTAGAACTTATGCAACtcaaaactacaaatattatttataaatatatatatatatatataagtcaacTATCAAAAAAACAGCTATATGGGGTGGGTATGTATGAGGAAGAAGGAAGAATATGTTGCAGTATCTTTGATCTCCACTCATTCCATTCCCAATCCTCCTTCCCTTTCAAAACACGAATTTCAGGTTTGTTGGCGGTGCCGAAGAGTCGTTTTTAATGGGATCGTTGACTCCTAACGTATCAGGACACcttaattaatgattaaaatttaaaacaacgTCCAGTGTTTGACTTGGAGTTTTATcgaatgattttttatttttatgttttttgattttattcttGAAAAACGAATCAATTCAACTAGTTTTTAAAGGTAGCTTATTTGCATGCCATTACTcttctatttaatttaattttgtttcctGAGTTGACTTTATCTGAAAAGGTCAATATCAATTgtttgttttaagaaaaaatctagttgtaagcataattatacactaatatatacattaatttattgtgattggataaaaagtaaattttattaaaaataatgttaatttaaaatttaagtataaatgaatcaatattgatatgtaaattagtacgcgactttgcttatatgtaacaaaactcttattttAATCATGTATTGCTTCGTAGTAATATGAGAATTATCATCTCCAATCATACTAATTTACTTTAAATAGTTATATCAATCAGTGTAATTAGAGATGACAAATTCAAAACGAAAAAAGACCTCGAgttttttctcttctattttcttttctattcatcgtcttaatttatcaaaattttctcaagaaaaacATTGATCTGCACGTGTGAGATTGTACAACCCATGCATGATGATCTATTCAATTCGTTTGGAGCAAAAGTTACGAAGGAAATCTAAATGCAGATATACAATTGTGTTAAAGAGATACACATTGCTGTAGTTTGCATGGACGTAGGAGACACCCAACAAAATACAAGATTTTTCTATAGCACCGCCCCAATACGTGTCGGGATCTTACAAATCCCATCATGTGGGAATGGGATTTTCTCATGTTCCAATGATCTTAATTACCCATATCCATGCccatcctcctcctcttcttcttcttattctttcatttaattttttgtttttgtacgTAGTGGTACCTCTGGCAGTGTTGGTTTTCTGTTCCAATAACTGGTGATGCCGTACATCTGGATCTCAATTATGACAGCTTAGACTGTCGGTCCAAATATTTGTTCAGCACTACAGTAATCAAAGCTAAGCATTTGATGTTCTGTACTATTCGCATGTAACCCCCAAATTTTGGTAATTATTGATTAGATTATAAGTGCGTCtatgtatttataatataattaaagacATTATCGTACTTTGTAGTCCCTAGGCTCcccaaacaaaaaattttacCAAAAGAATATTAacgttatatatagttattaagtacgtaaatatcatataattaattttaaaaaaataaaaattattattaaaaaatttatttttttcatattttatatatatctcgtatttattttttaaaaaaaataattatataatgtttatacattcacgattataactatatattatttcttttaaaaaaaaaaagaaatacaaccAATTGATACTTGGATAAATTATAAAACGTGTAAGTTTCACGtttataatttcaaaagaaacctagctactattcttttttttttaattttgaaagctCCAACGCTGACCGGAGAAGATCTCAATCTCAAAAATGAGGGCTCGAAGTTGTTGCATTGCGCAAAGATTAATATCTTGCAAAAAAAAGATTGGATGTTGAAAATCTGATACAAGCGATAGAGATTCTCCGTACTCAGCATTGGCTACGAATGTCAAATAGGGACGCGTTTCCAGATTTTGGATACGAATCACTAGAGAATTGAGATCGAGCAAGTAGAATCCCGCACAACAGTGAAGATCATTGCCAACTTGTCAATTTTCTATGGcaaaaaaatctgattttttcCAGCGAATTAATTGTGTTTGTTTTAtgggaaattaattaattattactgATCGAGCTTAATTACTTACAACTCGTAGATCCTCCCACGCAGAATCCAAGATCATGCCAGGTTTAGAGCCACCAAATCCTCATAATGATTACAGAAGAATGGTAGGTTAATCATTTTCTCGGGAAAAAAAAGCTTACTAGTCTTTATTTGTAGATAGAAAATGCTAGGGATCCCACCATACGATCCCCTTTTTCCTTTCCGTTTGACGTGGGTTCTCCGCATTggcattctttatttttttttttctccacgtTGTTggctaaaacatgttttgaagTTTTCATCCATATTTTCTTGGACGATTTGACGTAACCTCACAGTACTTACTTTTGATCTCTCTCACACTCCATATTCACTTCCCCTGTTTCTTTTTCTACCAAAATCGAAAGATCACCCATCACCATCAACGCGCAACACCGAAGTTCCAACCTCCCAAACACACGAAAATAGGCACTATCTGCATGAGTCAACCTCTTTTGCAACCACAATAGAGCACTTCATCACATATCAACCCCTCACTCAATTTCCACGATCCTCCCATGGTCATCCTCTCCGAGTGTCTCCTCCACGTTGCTTGCTGTTGCCGCTGTTTCTCGGTGTTGTCAAACTCTGCACATCCCAAACTTAGCCACCACGACATCAATGTACAACTCAACTAAAAGAGTGCGGTAGCTTACCCAGGGAAAGAACCAAAACCAGAGACGCCGTGGGAAAAGAGACACAACGAGTTGGGTGGTGCGGCAAAGCTACCGCCAATCTGGGTAGTTGATTaaaagagagagtgtgtgtgtgtgatgagagagagagagacggagcaAACAGAGAGACACAGAGTGAGAGGAACCAAGAGAAACTTACGGCTTTGAGGGTGGCGTGCGACAGCGAGCTGGAAAACACTAAGACAGACAGATGCTGGCATGGCATTGAGTGAAATAGACGCGGTGGAGATGATGTGAGGATGCGGTGGCGTCTCTAGACCCCTGATGTAAAGCAAGTTGAGAGCACAACCGTGCTCTGTTTTTCTCGCCTAAAAACAAGGCTGCAACTTGGCTTATGATGCAACACGAGAGAGTTGGGCTGTTCGGTTAGATCACATGGTATGTAAGTTTTCAGAATAAAGGTAAGAGATTTGAGACAAACTTTTGTTCTCATTTAAATTCCCTACGACAAGTGTTGCTttcctacatatatataatgctaTGACTCTGCCAAAAGCAGATGACAGTGAATAATGTACAGCCTCCTAGCCCACGCCTGGACTGTCCACTACAAGAATAATCAAGCTCGCTAAAAAGACTAAAAAAGGACACTATAAACAAAGACTATTTACAAGTGACCAAGACACATGCAGAGGAATCTTTTAGTAAAATATTCTGAGCTCATCCTGATGGCAATGCACTCGAGCTTTGATCATCATGCTTTAATACCCTCCCACAAGATGGAGAATATATGTTGGTTATTCCCATCTTGGAAAGATGTGATTTCAGGATGTAAGAGGGCAGTGCCTTAGT
This is a stretch of genomic DNA from Carya illinoinensis cultivar Pawnee chromosome 3, C.illinoinensisPawnee_v1, whole genome shotgun sequence. It encodes these proteins:
- the LOC122303114 gene encoding NADPH-dependent aldo-keto reductase, chloroplastic-like is translated as MRSNRVHLNCGITMPVMGLGTYSSENDRETTELAIHKALKMGYRHFDTAKIYGSEPAVGNALIEAILHGRVEREDIFVTSKLWGSDHHDPVSALKQTLQNMGMEYVDMYLVHWPVKLKPWACYAVPKEEDFEVLEMESTWAAMEKCLDMGLCRCIGVSNFSSKKIEHLLNFASVPPAVNQVEMHPMWRQSKLQETCTNHRIHVSAYSPLGGPGNIWGSTAVVDNPIIQSIALKHKATPAQVALKWGLSKGSSVIVKSFNQNRMKENMGSFDLKLDDQDFNDIDRLEEWKIMRGEFLVNETTSPYRTIQELWDDEI